AAGACCCGCTCGGGCAAGATCCTGCGCGGTACCATGCGCAATATCGCCGACGGCGTCGACTACAAGACCCCGGCGACCATCGACGATCCGCAGATCCTGACCGAGATCACCGGCGCCCTGGCCGGCATCGGCTATCCGCGCGCGCCGTCTTGAGCGAGGTCTGGGGCGACCGCATTGGCGCCCCGAAGGCCTGTAGTTTTGGGTTGCCGCTCCACGGGATACGAGATCAGTTTCGGAGCAATTGGGCTTCCGAGACCCCCGTTCCAAGAATGCGTTCCCGCCTCCCACGGCAGGCTGATTCGATTCAGGCTCGGTCAAAGAGCCGCGGGCGGCGAGGGTGGATGACGGGTTAGGGAGTGGTTCAGGTGATTGCGGGCCAAGCTTGTCGATGTTGTGTCTCTCGCTTTGGTGTAGCATCGGCATTAGAGAACTGTTAGATCGGCGTAAGTCCAGCAGGAGGAGGTAGACGTGCAGCTCAGCGAGGTCGCCTTCAGGGGCTACAAAGCCTTCCCTGGAGGAAACGGCGGCGATGTGCTTCTTCAGAAGTTGACGCTCGCGCCACTCACCCTGGTGTTCGGGAAGAACAATAGCGGCAAGAGCGTGGTGGTGCGGCTGCCGCGGCTTCTTCTCGGCGCCCTCGCAGGCAATGAGGACCTGCTGCCGCTCGAAGTGAGAGGCATCAAGTACGGCGGTAGGTTCGTCGACATCATTCACGGTGGCGAATTCTTTGGACGCCCCACGTTCGAGATCAGAGCAACGCATGGCGGCGAGATGCTCGATGTCTCAGCGACTCTCTACAGCTCCGGCGCCCTTGCAGCCGATGAGCCGCCTGAGCTCTGGGCCTACCGAATCCGCTCGCCTGAGGAGTTCGAAATCTCTCCGGAGGCAGGGACGGTAAATCCAGGATTTCGTGGTCTTCTTCCCAGCGAAGCCCGGTGGGATCGATGGCGTACCGCCGCCTCCGCAGAGCTGGACCGAATGGTCCACCTCGGCCCCACCCGGGCGACGATTCAGCCGTCCTACGTTGAAGAGCGACCCTCGCAGCTGGAGATCGATGGCGGGCAGGCGGCCCAGTGGCTGCGTGCTGATGCCGCTCTGGCAGACGCTGTCGGCATGTGGTTCGAGGAGCACATGGATGGATGGCGCCTGTCTTTAACCCGCAGTAACGAGAGCTTCAGCCTCTTCGTTAGGAAGAGCGAGTCCATGACGGCCAACCTGGCACGCGCTGGCGAAGGGCTCCAGCAGGTGTTTCCAGTGGTCGTCCACCAGCTCCAGCGACAACGCTCCGTGACCGGCGGCTTCCTGGACGTGGTCGAGCAGCCGGAGATTCACTTGCACGCGGCCGCTCAGGCCCCGCTCGCCGATCTGTTCATCGATACCGCCTTGACGCGGCGGGGTACGGTGCTGGTTGAGACGCACTCTCAGCCGTTGTTGCTGCGGGTTCAAAGGCGTGTCGCTGAAGGCATGATCCCGCACGACCTGGTCGCCCTCTACTATGTGGACGTTAACGACGAAGGCAGCATGCTTCGACGGGTTGGTCTCAGTCCAGACGGAGAGGTCGACTGGTGGCCTGAAGGCGTTTTCGAAGAGGACTTCCAAGAGGTGGCAGCTATTCGTCGCGCGCAGCGGCGACGCATAGGGCTTGGAAAGGCGGGATGAGATTTGTCCTTCACGCCAACGCGCTGAACGGCGATGGCCAGATCCTTGCTCTCCTCGACCGACTCGTTGACCGGGTCGCTGACGAGGTCCATCGCATCGACGTGCCGGATGCGGACCTGCTTCAGGAGTCGCTCTGGTACGAAGAAGCACGCCCACTCCGGCGAAAGATCTTGACGACGGCGATCGCCAGCCCACCACGAAAGGCAGTCGACGACCGCGGTCCACACCTGAAAGTCATAGAAGTGGAGGACGCAGAGTCGACGCGGCTTGCCGACAAGCTCGCCCACACCCCTCTAGTAGTTCTGGTCGAAGACCGCGAGGCCGATGGTTTGTTGCTTGACGTGTTTGTGGAAGCTTTGCGACAGCGATGCCAAGTGGCCCGGCGACGTGCAGAAGTCAGCCGAGGCCGTCAAGCAAATATGTAAAGATCATCGCGTTCCGTGCAAGGTCTTGCGAAAGCGCTGCGCTGAGAACTACATTCCGGACAAGGTCTTCGAGGTCGTGCGTGATGATCCGAGCAACACCAGCCGGGCGGAGCGGTTCAACGCGCTCCTTCGAAGGTCTCCCGTGCAGCGAAATCACTTCCCCGTTAAGACTAAACTGTCTAATAAAGAGCGTCTCGGGGCCATCGAAGCTGGGTTGTATGATGAGAGCGATGTGGCGGATTTGATTCTGTTGGAAGAGCGTCTGTTCGCGAAGCGCCCGCGTCCATTGAAGCGCCTGCACGACGAGCGGCGGGGGTTTTTCACGGCCGACGGTTTGCGCGAGCGCGATGGTGTCGGCGAGATCGACAACCTGCTTCGGGCGATCGCTGGGGAGTTCTAGATGATGGCCAGCCAGAAGGTAGACGTTCCGGAGATCACGCCGCAGGTCGTGCACCTAATCGACCTGCTGAAGTGGGCCCGCGAAGGCCGCCTTCGAGTGCCGAGATTCCAGCGGGAATTCGTCTGGCGCCGACAGGATATCTTGGACCTCTTCGACTCCATCTCAAGACAGTACCCGATCGGAACGCTCTTCCTCTGGGGCGCCAAACCGATGCCGGAGCATCGTGATCAGATCGGCCCTCTCAAGTTGCCGGACTACCAGGGAGAGACCTGGCTGGTCCTCGACGGGCAGCAGCGACTAACTACCCTGGTGGGCGTGCTCCTCCGGGAGGATCCTCAATGGAACGATGAACTGGACGAGGATCCCGATCGATGGCTTATCTACTTTGACGCACAGCCTGAGCCGGAAGGTGGTTTCAGCCACTTGCGTCGAGGCGAAGAGGCCCCGATGTCGTATATCCCGGCACCGGCGCTCCTCGATACGAAGAAGCTAATTGCCGAGGCAAGTCGCATGCTGCAGTCCGAAAAGCGCGAGGAGGCAGAGATCTGGGTTGATCGCGCTCAAGATGTGGCGCGGGCGATTCAAGGGTACCGCGTCCCAATTGTGCATTTTTCGACAAATGATCTAAGCACCGCGGTAGAGAGTTTCTCCCGTCTCAACAAAAAAGGCCGCAGCATCGGTCAGGACGAGATGTTCTCGGCCCTAACCTATGAAGAGGATAATGGCAGGCGGTTCCATCTGGCTGGCGAGATCGACAAGCTTCAGCGATCCATGGTCCGGTCCGGATTCGGAGAGGTGAATCGGA
The bacterium DNA segment above includes these coding regions:
- a CDS encoding propionyl-CoA synthetase, producing the protein KTRSGKILRGTMRNIADGVDYKTPATIDDPQILTEITGALAGIGYPRAPS
- a CDS encoding AAA family ATPase, whose protein sequence is MQLSEVAFRGYKAFPGGNGGDVLLQKLTLAPLTLVFGKNNSGKSVVVRLPRLLLGALAGNEDLLPLEVRGIKYGGRFVDIIHGGEFFGRPTFEIRATHGGEMLDVSATLYSSGALAADEPPELWAYRIRSPEEFEISPEAGTVNPGFRGLLPSEARWDRWRTAASAELDRMVHLGPTRATIQPSYVEERPSQLEIDGGQAAQWLRADAALADAVGMWFEEHMDGWRLSLTRSNESFSLFVRKSESMTANLARAGEGLQQVFPVVVHQLQRQRSVTGGFLDVVEQPEIHLHAAAQAPLADLFIDTALTRRGTVLVETHSQPLLLRVQRRVAEGMIPHDLVALYYVDVNDEGSMLRRVGLSPDGEVDWWPEGVFEEDFQEVAAIRRAQRRRIGLGKAG